One segment of Acropora muricata isolate sample 2 chromosome 8, ASM3666990v1, whole genome shotgun sequence DNA contains the following:
- the LOC136924718 gene encoding ephrin type-B receptor 1-like isoform X1, translated as MNLYKWSFIVFLTTAVSEVVGDSEILVIEPPSGIEVSAWQASKGIGSGGAGWIVPTSFVRTFEVCDIKSNPQNWLRSSFIQLKGAKRLEITMAYKMKGCPSFAKDSCKTYIGLYVHHSESKLVDSDPAEDVTYDFVEKIKPEGTPLSPDVLTPFIYHGEIVTKARGLYIAIKDEGACIEITNITVGYNYCPERGGNLVIFPRTLAPLNDTTSVREIGRCSDTNAVSQEALVGVCLSSGEWNISKNAKCLCQKGYELTDGCKECPKGLFKSTISYAKCERCPQNSVPNPTRTSCTCEDGFYALTLLVPCKPLPVAPLNASAIIVKQTSLTISWVPRDDANSTLGYSIHCFRCKSLQDKECRESCSQNVKFQPGGDVIYTTNVTALGLQSGSFYLFRVYSVNELNQQEKNTDKWNYTTVYVHTKEESLNTPATGRPAVSGGIPMLLYIVVGVSVMVFLLCFVGVLIFICRRRRRKKGYSSPVELKDGRVSLPTRGQQLYVDPSNYGDPEDALKDFAKEQDKRWIQLDIIIGGGEFGDVYKGLLTRPDEDAIPVAVKTLKADADQRSRKDFMLEASIMGQFCDPNVIFLEGVVTKTLPLMIIIEFMSNGSLDNFLKKMDGNLTVQQLLGMARGVASGMKYLSGMNYVHRDLAARNVLVSEGMVCKVADFGLSRELEDSAYETKGGKIPVRWTALEAIDYRKFTAASDVWSYGVVLWEIMSFSERPYWEWSNFEVIDRIRGGYRLPPPLGCPKAIHQLMLNCWQFDRSKRPKFADIVKKLDVFIRSPDKLNVVAPAEPKSPKLDVSGVTSVHDWLDSIKMGQYSDLFSRAGFTQLSQFAEEEELDLNDMGIKLIGHKNKIRKSIKDVKRTLNKDNAL; from the exons TGGATTGTGCCTACATCTTTTGTAAGAACATTCGAGGTTTGTGATATTAAAAGCAACCCACAGAACTGGTTGAGAAGTTCCTTTATTCAACTGAAAGGTGCAAAGAGGCTGGAAATTACAATGGCTTACAAAATGAAAGGTTGCCCTAGTTTTGCAAAGGATAGCTGCAAGACATATATTGGTTTGTACGTACATCACTCAGAAAGCAAACTTGTTGATTCAGACCCAGCTGAAGACGTTACATatgattttgttgaaaaaattaaGCCTGAAGGAACTCCTCTAAGCCCTGATGTCCTAACACCATTTATATATCATGGGGAAATAGTTACCAAAGCACGAGGGCTTTATATTGCAATCAAAGATGAAGGAGCTTGCATTGAAATCACAAACATTACTGTTGGTTATAATTACTGCCCTGAGAGAGGCGGGAATTTGGTCATTTTTCCAAGAACGCTTGCTCCATTAAATGACACTACTTCGGTGAGGGAAATTGGAAGGTGTAGTGACACAAACGCTGTGAGTCAAGAGGCCTTGGTGGGAGTTTGTCTCAGTAGTGGAGAATGGAACATTTCCAAGAATGCAAAGTGTCTCTGTCAGAAGGGTTATGAGCTGACTGATGGATGCAAAG AATGCCCAAAAGGTTTGTTCAAGAGCACAATAAGCTATGCAAAGTGTGAAAGATGTCCTCAGAACTCAGTACCTAATCCGACAAGGACAAGCTGTACATGTGAAGATGGATTCTATGCCTTGACTCTGTTGGTACCTTGCAAAC cttTACCCGTGGCTCCACTGAATGCCAGTGCTATTATCGTCAAACAAACGTCTTTGACAATTTCTTGGGTTCCACGTGATGATGCCAACAGTACACTAGGATATTCCATTCATTGCTTCAGATGCAAGTCACTCCAAGACAAAGAATGCAGAGAGTCTTGCAGTCAAAATGTAAAGTTTCAGCCAGGTGGAGATGTCATCTATACAACCAATGTGACAGCACTTGGTCTGCAATCTGGAAGCTTTTATTTATTCCGAGTGTATTCAGTCAATGAATTGAATCAGCAGGAAAAAAACACAGACAAATGGAATTATACTACAGTGTATGTGCATACCAAGG AAGAATCCCTCAATACTCCAGCAACAGGAAGGCCAGCAG tgtcAGGCGGAATACCTATGCTCCTCTACATTGTAGTTGGAGTTTCAGTGAtggtttttcttctttgctttgtGGGTGTGTTAATATTTATCTGCAG GAGGAGAAGGAGAAAGAAAGGATACAGTTCACCAGTAGAGTTGAAAGATGGAAGAG TCTCTTTGCCAACTCGTGGTCAGCAACTGTATGTGGATCCAAGTAATTATGGTGATCCTGAGGACGCTTTGAAAGATTTTGCCAAAGAACAGGACAAGAGATGGATACAATTGGATATAATAATTGGAGGAG GTGAGTTTGGAGACGTCTACAAAGGATTGTTGACTCGACCTGATGAAGACGCCATTCCTGTAGCTGTGAAGACTTTAAAG GCTGACGCTGATCAAAGGAGTCGCAAAGACTTCATGTTAGAAGCGTCAATTATGGGGCAGTTTTGTGATCCAAATGTGATATTCCTGGAGGGTGTCGTCACAAAAA CTTTGCCCCTGATGATTATCATTGAATTTATGTCAAATGGATCCCTTGATAATTTCCTCAAG aaaatggaTGGTAACTTAACAGTACAGCAGTTGCTAGGAATGGCTCGTGGTGTTGCTTCTGGAATGAAATACCTCTCTGGAATGAATTACGTTCATCGG GACCTTGCTGCGCGAAATGTTTTGGTGTCGGAAGGTATGGTGTGCAAAGTGGCTGATTTCGGTCTGTCCAGAGAATTGGAAGACTCTGCTTATGAAACAAAG GGAGGCAAAATTCCTGTCAGATGGACGGCACTAGAAGCAATTGATTATCGCAAGTTTACGGCAGCCAGTGATGTGTGGAGCTATGGAGTTGTGCTGTGGGAAATAATGTCATTTTCTGAAAGGCCGTACTGGGAATGGAGCAACTTTGAG GTTATCGATCGAATCAGGGGAGGATATCGTCTCCCACCACCATTG GGCTGTCCTAAAGCCATCCATCAGTTAATGCTGAATTGCTGGCAATTTGATCGTAGCAAGAGGCCAAAGTTTGCTGATATTGTGAAGAAACTGGATGTTTTTATTCGGTCCCCAGATAAGCTCAACGTTGTTGCCCCTGCGGAGCCGAA GTCCCCAAAGTTGGATGTTAGCGGCGTCACCTCGGTTCACGATTGGCTTGATAGCATCAAGATGGGGCAATACAGCGACTTATTTAGCAGAGCAGGATTTACTCAACTCAGCCAATTTGCTGAGGAAGAAGAATTGGATCTCAATGACATGGGAATTAAACTCATTGGACACAAGAACAAGATTCGCAAAAGCATTAAGGACGTGAAGAGGACATTGAACAAAGATAACGCTCTCTAG
- the LOC136924718 gene encoding ephrin type-B receptor 1-like isoform X2, which translates to MNLYKWSFIVFLTTAVSEVVGDSEILVIEPPSGIEVSAWQASKGIGSGGAGWIVPTSFVRTFEVCDIKSNPQNWLRSSFIQLKGAKRLEITMAYKMKGCPSFAKDSCKTYIGLYVHHSESKLVDSDPAEDVTYDFVEKIKPEGTPLSPDVLTPFIYHGEIVTKARGLYIAIKDEGACIEITNITVGYNYCPERGGNLVIFPRTLAPLNDTTSVREIGRCSDTNAVSQEALVGVCLSSGEWNISKNAKCLCQKGYELTDGCKECPKGLFKSTISYAKCERCPQNSVPNPTRTSCTCEDGFYALTLLVPCKPLPVAPLNASAIIVKQTSLTISWVPRDDANSTLGYSIHCFRCKSLQDKECRESCSQNVKFQPGGDVIYTTNVTALGLQSGSFYLFRVYSVNELNQQEKNTDKWNYTTVYVHTKESLNTPATGRPAVSGGIPMLLYIVVGVSVMVFLLCFVGVLIFICRRRRRKKGYSSPVELKDGRVSLPTRGQQLYVDPSNYGDPEDALKDFAKEQDKRWIQLDIIIGGGEFGDVYKGLLTRPDEDAIPVAVKTLKADADQRSRKDFMLEASIMGQFCDPNVIFLEGVVTKTLPLMIIIEFMSNGSLDNFLKKMDGNLTVQQLLGMARGVASGMKYLSGMNYVHRDLAARNVLVSEGMVCKVADFGLSRELEDSAYETKGGKIPVRWTALEAIDYRKFTAASDVWSYGVVLWEIMSFSERPYWEWSNFEVIDRIRGGYRLPPPLGCPKAIHQLMLNCWQFDRSKRPKFADIVKKLDVFIRSPDKLNVVAPAEPKSPKLDVSGVTSVHDWLDSIKMGQYSDLFSRAGFTQLSQFAEEEELDLNDMGIKLIGHKNKIRKSIKDVKRTLNKDNAL; encoded by the exons TGGATTGTGCCTACATCTTTTGTAAGAACATTCGAGGTTTGTGATATTAAAAGCAACCCACAGAACTGGTTGAGAAGTTCCTTTATTCAACTGAAAGGTGCAAAGAGGCTGGAAATTACAATGGCTTACAAAATGAAAGGTTGCCCTAGTTTTGCAAAGGATAGCTGCAAGACATATATTGGTTTGTACGTACATCACTCAGAAAGCAAACTTGTTGATTCAGACCCAGCTGAAGACGTTACATatgattttgttgaaaaaattaaGCCTGAAGGAACTCCTCTAAGCCCTGATGTCCTAACACCATTTATATATCATGGGGAAATAGTTACCAAAGCACGAGGGCTTTATATTGCAATCAAAGATGAAGGAGCTTGCATTGAAATCACAAACATTACTGTTGGTTATAATTACTGCCCTGAGAGAGGCGGGAATTTGGTCATTTTTCCAAGAACGCTTGCTCCATTAAATGACACTACTTCGGTGAGGGAAATTGGAAGGTGTAGTGACACAAACGCTGTGAGTCAAGAGGCCTTGGTGGGAGTTTGTCTCAGTAGTGGAGAATGGAACATTTCCAAGAATGCAAAGTGTCTCTGTCAGAAGGGTTATGAGCTGACTGATGGATGCAAAG AATGCCCAAAAGGTTTGTTCAAGAGCACAATAAGCTATGCAAAGTGTGAAAGATGTCCTCAGAACTCAGTACCTAATCCGACAAGGACAAGCTGTACATGTGAAGATGGATTCTATGCCTTGACTCTGTTGGTACCTTGCAAAC cttTACCCGTGGCTCCACTGAATGCCAGTGCTATTATCGTCAAACAAACGTCTTTGACAATTTCTTGGGTTCCACGTGATGATGCCAACAGTACACTAGGATATTCCATTCATTGCTTCAGATGCAAGTCACTCCAAGACAAAGAATGCAGAGAGTCTTGCAGTCAAAATGTAAAGTTTCAGCCAGGTGGAGATGTCATCTATACAACCAATGTGACAGCACTTGGTCTGCAATCTGGAAGCTTTTATTTATTCCGAGTGTATTCAGTCAATGAATTGAATCAGCAGGAAAAAAACACAGACAAATGGAATTATACTACAGTGTATGTGCATACCAAGG AATCCCTCAATACTCCAGCAACAGGAAGGCCAGCAG tgtcAGGCGGAATACCTATGCTCCTCTACATTGTAGTTGGAGTTTCAGTGAtggtttttcttctttgctttgtGGGTGTGTTAATATTTATCTGCAG GAGGAGAAGGAGAAAGAAAGGATACAGTTCACCAGTAGAGTTGAAAGATGGAAGAG TCTCTTTGCCAACTCGTGGTCAGCAACTGTATGTGGATCCAAGTAATTATGGTGATCCTGAGGACGCTTTGAAAGATTTTGCCAAAGAACAGGACAAGAGATGGATACAATTGGATATAATAATTGGAGGAG GTGAGTTTGGAGACGTCTACAAAGGATTGTTGACTCGACCTGATGAAGACGCCATTCCTGTAGCTGTGAAGACTTTAAAG GCTGACGCTGATCAAAGGAGTCGCAAAGACTTCATGTTAGAAGCGTCAATTATGGGGCAGTTTTGTGATCCAAATGTGATATTCCTGGAGGGTGTCGTCACAAAAA CTTTGCCCCTGATGATTATCATTGAATTTATGTCAAATGGATCCCTTGATAATTTCCTCAAG aaaatggaTGGTAACTTAACAGTACAGCAGTTGCTAGGAATGGCTCGTGGTGTTGCTTCTGGAATGAAATACCTCTCTGGAATGAATTACGTTCATCGG GACCTTGCTGCGCGAAATGTTTTGGTGTCGGAAGGTATGGTGTGCAAAGTGGCTGATTTCGGTCTGTCCAGAGAATTGGAAGACTCTGCTTATGAAACAAAG GGAGGCAAAATTCCTGTCAGATGGACGGCACTAGAAGCAATTGATTATCGCAAGTTTACGGCAGCCAGTGATGTGTGGAGCTATGGAGTTGTGCTGTGGGAAATAATGTCATTTTCTGAAAGGCCGTACTGGGAATGGAGCAACTTTGAG GTTATCGATCGAATCAGGGGAGGATATCGTCTCCCACCACCATTG GGCTGTCCTAAAGCCATCCATCAGTTAATGCTGAATTGCTGGCAATTTGATCGTAGCAAGAGGCCAAAGTTTGCTGATATTGTGAAGAAACTGGATGTTTTTATTCGGTCCCCAGATAAGCTCAACGTTGTTGCCCCTGCGGAGCCGAA GTCCCCAAAGTTGGATGTTAGCGGCGTCACCTCGGTTCACGATTGGCTTGATAGCATCAAGATGGGGCAATACAGCGACTTATTTAGCAGAGCAGGATTTACTCAACTCAGCCAATTTGCTGAGGAAGAAGAATTGGATCTCAATGACATGGGAATTAAACTCATTGGACACAAGAACAAGATTCGCAAAAGCATTAAGGACGTGAAGAGGACATTGAACAAAGATAACGCTCTCTAG
- the LOC136924718 gene encoding ephrin type-B receptor 1-B-like isoform X3, whose translation MAYKMKGCPSFAKDSCKTYIGLYVHHSESKLVDSDPAEDVTYDFVEKIKPEGTPLSPDVLTPFIYHGEIVTKARGLYIAIKDEGACIEITNITVGYNYCPERGGNLVIFPRTLAPLNDTTSVREIGRCSDTNAVSQEALVGVCLSSGEWNISKNAKCLCQKGYELTDGCKECPKGLFKSTISYAKCERCPQNSVPNPTRTSCTCEDGFYALTLLVPCKPLPVAPLNASAIIVKQTSLTISWVPRDDANSTLGYSIHCFRCKSLQDKECRESCSQNVKFQPGGDVIYTTNVTALGLQSGSFYLFRVYSVNELNQQEKNTDKWNYTTVYVHTKEESLNTPATGRPAVSGGIPMLLYIVVGVSVMVFLLCFVGVLIFICRRRRRKKGYSSPVELKDGRVSLPTRGQQLYVDPSNYGDPEDALKDFAKEQDKRWIQLDIIIGGGEFGDVYKGLLTRPDEDAIPVAVKTLKADADQRSRKDFMLEASIMGQFCDPNVIFLEGVVTKTLPLMIIIEFMSNGSLDNFLKKMDGNLTVQQLLGMARGVASGMKYLSGMNYVHRDLAARNVLVSEGMVCKVADFGLSRELEDSAYETKGGKIPVRWTALEAIDYRKFTAASDVWSYGVVLWEIMSFSERPYWEWSNFEVIDRIRGGYRLPPPLGCPKAIHQLMLNCWQFDRSKRPKFADIVKKLDVFIRSPDKLNVVAPAEPKSPKLDVSGVTSVHDWLDSIKMGQYSDLFSRAGFTQLSQFAEEEELDLNDMGIKLIGHKNKIRKSIKDVKRTLNKDNAL comes from the exons ATGGCTTACAAAATGAAAGGTTGCCCTAGTTTTGCAAAGGATAGCTGCAAGACATATATTGGTTTGTACGTACATCACTCAGAAAGCAAACTTGTTGATTCAGACCCAGCTGAAGACGTTACATatgattttgttgaaaaaattaaGCCTGAAGGAACTCCTCTAAGCCCTGATGTCCTAACACCATTTATATATCATGGGGAAATAGTTACCAAAGCACGAGGGCTTTATATTGCAATCAAAGATGAAGGAGCTTGCATTGAAATCACAAACATTACTGTTGGTTATAATTACTGCCCTGAGAGAGGCGGGAATTTGGTCATTTTTCCAAGAACGCTTGCTCCATTAAATGACACTACTTCGGTGAGGGAAATTGGAAGGTGTAGTGACACAAACGCTGTGAGTCAAGAGGCCTTGGTGGGAGTTTGTCTCAGTAGTGGAGAATGGAACATTTCCAAGAATGCAAAGTGTCTCTGTCAGAAGGGTTATGAGCTGACTGATGGATGCAAAG AATGCCCAAAAGGTTTGTTCAAGAGCACAATAAGCTATGCAAAGTGTGAAAGATGTCCTCAGAACTCAGTACCTAATCCGACAAGGACAAGCTGTACATGTGAAGATGGATTCTATGCCTTGACTCTGTTGGTACCTTGCAAAC cttTACCCGTGGCTCCACTGAATGCCAGTGCTATTATCGTCAAACAAACGTCTTTGACAATTTCTTGGGTTCCACGTGATGATGCCAACAGTACACTAGGATATTCCATTCATTGCTTCAGATGCAAGTCACTCCAAGACAAAGAATGCAGAGAGTCTTGCAGTCAAAATGTAAAGTTTCAGCCAGGTGGAGATGTCATCTATACAACCAATGTGACAGCACTTGGTCTGCAATCTGGAAGCTTTTATTTATTCCGAGTGTATTCAGTCAATGAATTGAATCAGCAGGAAAAAAACACAGACAAATGGAATTATACTACAGTGTATGTGCATACCAAGG AAGAATCCCTCAATACTCCAGCAACAGGAAGGCCAGCAG tgtcAGGCGGAATACCTATGCTCCTCTACATTGTAGTTGGAGTTTCAGTGAtggtttttcttctttgctttgtGGGTGTGTTAATATTTATCTGCAG GAGGAGAAGGAGAAAGAAAGGATACAGTTCACCAGTAGAGTTGAAAGATGGAAGAG TCTCTTTGCCAACTCGTGGTCAGCAACTGTATGTGGATCCAAGTAATTATGGTGATCCTGAGGACGCTTTGAAAGATTTTGCCAAAGAACAGGACAAGAGATGGATACAATTGGATATAATAATTGGAGGAG GTGAGTTTGGAGACGTCTACAAAGGATTGTTGACTCGACCTGATGAAGACGCCATTCCTGTAGCTGTGAAGACTTTAAAG GCTGACGCTGATCAAAGGAGTCGCAAAGACTTCATGTTAGAAGCGTCAATTATGGGGCAGTTTTGTGATCCAAATGTGATATTCCTGGAGGGTGTCGTCACAAAAA CTTTGCCCCTGATGATTATCATTGAATTTATGTCAAATGGATCCCTTGATAATTTCCTCAAG aaaatggaTGGTAACTTAACAGTACAGCAGTTGCTAGGAATGGCTCGTGGTGTTGCTTCTGGAATGAAATACCTCTCTGGAATGAATTACGTTCATCGG GACCTTGCTGCGCGAAATGTTTTGGTGTCGGAAGGTATGGTGTGCAAAGTGGCTGATTTCGGTCTGTCCAGAGAATTGGAAGACTCTGCTTATGAAACAAAG GGAGGCAAAATTCCTGTCAGATGGACGGCACTAGAAGCAATTGATTATCGCAAGTTTACGGCAGCCAGTGATGTGTGGAGCTATGGAGTTGTGCTGTGGGAAATAATGTCATTTTCTGAAAGGCCGTACTGGGAATGGAGCAACTTTGAG GTTATCGATCGAATCAGGGGAGGATATCGTCTCCCACCACCATTG GGCTGTCCTAAAGCCATCCATCAGTTAATGCTGAATTGCTGGCAATTTGATCGTAGCAAGAGGCCAAAGTTTGCTGATATTGTGAAGAAACTGGATGTTTTTATTCGGTCCCCAGATAAGCTCAACGTTGTTGCCCCTGCGGAGCCGAA GTCCCCAAAGTTGGATGTTAGCGGCGTCACCTCGGTTCACGATTGGCTTGATAGCATCAAGATGGGGCAATACAGCGACTTATTTAGCAGAGCAGGATTTACTCAACTCAGCCAATTTGCTGAGGAAGAAGAATTGGATCTCAATGACATGGGAATTAAACTCATTGGACACAAGAACAAGATTCGCAAAAGCATTAAGGACGTGAAGAGGACATTGAACAAAGATAACGCTCTCTAG